A part of Ursus arctos isolate Adak ecotype North America chromosome X, UrsArc2.0, whole genome shotgun sequence genomic DNA contains:
- the AKAP4 gene encoding A-kinase anchor protein 4 → MSDGIDWLHSRRGVCKVDLYSPKGQQDQDRKVICFVDVSTLNVEDKDCKDAAGSSLEGDLNLGNLEEKEIIVIKDTEKQDQSKTEGSVCLFKQAPSDPISVLNWLLNDLQKYALGFQHALSPSASSCKHKVGDAEGEYHKLPSGNCFSVYADQLNIDYMANGPQSLHLEMTAAKNTNNNQSPSTPPAKSPSTQRAVISPDGECSMDDLSFYVNRLSSLVIQMARKEIKEKLEGGSKCLHHSLYPSPGDKGKNSPRSAVSKIASEMAHDAVELTSAEMRGTGEESREGGRKAFLYSELSNKNKVGDKQMCQRDSKEFADSISKGLMVYANQVASDMMVSVMKTLKIHSSGKPIPACVVLKRVLLKHTKEIVSDLIDSCMKNLHNITGVLMTDSDFVSAVKRNLFNHGKQNAADIMEAMLKRLVSALLGEKKETKSQSLSYASLKAGSHDPKCKNQSLEFSAMKAEMKGKDKGKMKPEQCKSLTSAEKVSEHILKESLTMWNQKQGNQGKMAGKACANKDEKREKISPSTDSLAKDLIVSALMLIQYHLTQQAKGKDAFEEECPGSTMGYMTQSGQYEKCASGQSAKALSMKHLESRGAPGPSTSVKENQQLDSQKLDMSNIVLMLIQKLLSESPFNCEDLCEGENKCSEPRTSKAASVSKRPDRGEEQCQDNQEHDSISGMKQVNRQFVDQLVESVMKLCLIMAKYSNNGAALAELEEQAALANNPNHQVGSSRCSHDGAVSQNYQDTPWPEVIVNNQCSTSNLQKQLQAVLQWIAASQFNVPMLYFMGDDDGQLEKLPEVSAKAAEKGYSVGDLLQEVMKFAKERQLDEAVGNMARKQLLDWLLTNL, encoded by the exons ATGTCTGATGGTATTGACTGGTTACACAGCCGCAGGGGCGTGTGCAAAGTAGATCTCTACAGCCCAAAAGGACAGCAAGATCAGGACCGGAAAGTG ATATGCTTTGTTGACGTGTCCACCCTGAATGTGGAAGATAAAGATTGCAAG GATGCTGCTGGTTCCAGTTTGGAAGGTGACTTAAACTtgggaaatctggaagaaaaagagattatTGTGATCAAGGATACCGAGAAGCAAGACCAGTCTAAG acCGAGGGATCTGTGTGCCTTTTCAAACAAGCTCCCTCTGATCCCATAAGTGTCCTCAATTGGCTTCTTAATGATCTCCAGAAGTACGCCTTGGGTTTTCAACATGCACTGAGCCCCTCGGCCTCTAGCTGTAAACATAAAGTAGGAGACGCAGAAGGCGAATATCACAAATTACCCTCCGGGAACTGTTTCAGCGTCTACGCTGATCAACTGAACATAGATTATATGGCCAATGGACCTCAAAGCCTGCATCTAGAAATGACAGCAGCCAAAAACACCAACAATAACCAGAGTCCTTCCACTCCTCCAGCCAAATCTCCTAGCACTCAGAGGGCAGTGATTTCCCCTGATGGTGAATGTTCTATGGATGACCTTTCCTTCTATGTCAATCGACTATCTTCCCTGGTAATCCAGATGGCCCGTAAGGAAATCAAGGAGAAGTTGGAAGGTGGAAGCAAATGCCTCCATCATTCTCTCTACCCATCCCCTGGGGACAAAGGGAAAAACAGCCCCCGCAGTGCTGTGAGCAAGATTGCTTCTGAAATGGCCCATGATGCTGTGGAATTGACCTCGGCCGAAATGCGGGGCActggggaggagagcagggaaggTGGCCGGAAAGCCTTTCTGTATAGTGAATTATCCAACAAGAACAAGGTGGGGGACAAACAGATGTGCCAAAGGGATAGTAAAGAATTTGCAGATTCTATCAGCAAAGGGCTCATGGTTTATGCCAATCAGGTGGCTTCTGACATGATGGTCTCTGTCATGAAGACCTTGAAAATACATAGCTCCGGGAAGCCGATTCCGGCCTGTGTGGTCCTGAAGAGGGTGTTGTTAAAACACACCAAAGAAATTGTGTCTGATCTGATTGATTCCTGCATGAAGAACCTGCATAACATCACTGGGGTCCTGATGACTGACTCCGACTTCGTCTCAGCTGTCAAGAGGAATCTGTTCAACCACGGAAAACAAAACGCTGCAGATATCATGGAGGCCATGCTGAAGCGTCTGGTCAGTGCTCTTCTTGGCGAGAAGAAGGAGACTAAATCGCAGAGTTTGTCATATGCATCCTTGAAAGCCGGGTCCCACGATCCCAAATGCAAGAACCAAAGTCTTGAATTTTCAGCCATGAAAGCTGAGATGAAGGGGAAGGACAAAGGTAAAATGAAACCAGAGCAGTGCAAGTCATTGACTAGTGCTGAGAAAGTCAGTGAACACATCCTCAAGGAAAGCCTGACCATGTGGAACCAAAAGCAAGGAAACCAAGGCAAGATGGCTGGCAAAGCATGTGCCAATAAAGacgaaaaaagagaaaagatcagCCCTTCCACGGATTCCCTGGCAAAGGACTTGATTGTGTCTGCCCTTATGCTGATCCAGTACCATCTGACCCAGCAGGCCAAAGGCAAAGATGCGTTCGAAGAAGAGTGTCCTGGTTCTACCATGGGCTATATGACTCAGAGTGGCCAATACGAAAAGTGTGCAAGTGGCCAAAGTGCCAAGGCACTTTCAATGAAACATCTAGAGTCTCGTGGAGCTCCTGGACCATCCACCTCCGTAAAGGAGAATCAACAGCTGGACTCTCAGAAGCTGGATATGTCAAACATCGTTCTAATGCTGATTCAGAAGCTGCTTAGTGAGAGCCCCTTCAACTGTGAGGATCTATGTGAAGGCGAAAACAAGTGTTCTGAGCCCAGGACGAGCAAAGCAGCTTCCGTGTCCAAGAGACCTGACAGAGGGGAAGAACAGTGCCAAGACAATCAAGAACATGACTCTATCAGTGGGATGAAGCAAGTGAACCGCCAATTTGTAGATCAACTGGTAGAATCTGTGATGAAGTTGTGCCTTATCATGGCGAAGTATAGTAATAACGGGGCAGCCCTTGCTGAGTTGGAAGAACAAGCAGCCTTGGCAAACAACCCCAATCACCAGGTTGGTAGCTCCAGATGTAGTCATGATGGTGCGGTGTCCCAGAACTATCAAGACACTCCTTGGCCTGAAGTCATAGTTAATAATCAGTGCTCGACAAGCAACTTGCAGAAGCAGCTCCAGGCTGTCCTCCAGTGGATTGCAGCCTCCCAATTTAACGTACCCATGCTCTACTTCATGGGAGATGACGATGGACAACTGGAGAAG CTTCCTGAAGTTTCAGCTAAGGCAGCAGAGAAGGGGTACAGTGTAGGGGATCTTCTTCAAGAGGTCATGAAGTTTGCCAAGGAACGACAACTGGATGAAGCCGTGGGAAACATGGCTAGGAAACAACTGCTAGACTGGTTGCTCACTAACCTGTGA